The nucleotide window ATAAATCAGGATCTCAATAAAAGAGAGGGCAATGGAAATGGAAACTGAGACGACTGTAACAACCGTGACTGAGAAGCATCCTCCGTGTGAAGAATGTCCTGACACCTGTTTCAACACGAACTGCGAAATGTTTTCAAAGGATGCCGATAGAGGCTGCACCCGCGAGTGGTTGGATGAATATATTCCCCTGGGCGCAGTCTGCGAAGACTTTGTAGGTATGACGGATGCCTCCGACTCGATCCCTGAGGCTTCGGAGGCGGTCAACACAGATCTTCCGACGTCGAAACCTTTCGAGTTCTCACTCCCTGTCTTCCTCACTGACGTAGAACTTGGCTGCTATTCGAAACTCCAGGCTGAACTATGGACCGAATGGGGCCGGCTCAACCAGGCGAAGAAGGATTCCGCCGCAGTCTACAAGAAGAAGATCGACGATGTTGAATCTCAGCTCGACGAAATCACCAGAATCGTCGAAGAGGGCAGCGAGGAGCGGCCGGTCATGTGCCTGTGGATGTATGACTACCCACAGAATGAGAAGATCCTCGTCCGCCTTGACTTCAACGAGATCGTCGAGCGAAAGACTCTCACGAAGGAGGAAATCGAGCGTTATCAGAATCCCGAGTTATTCGGCTCTGAGACAGGCGACCAAGCCATTGAAGCGGGGGATGTATTGCCGGATTCGAGTTCGGCCTCTGAGGGTGCCAAAATGAAAGCCGAGAGTATTGTTTCTTTATCTGGTTCTTCTACGCTTGGAGAAGAATCATTAAAAACATCGAGAGACATGGACGAAGATAAATGGCCTGCCCCCCCTGTTCAGAAAGAGTGCTGTCTCCCCAAAGACCGGCGCTTCCACCGGGACGGAGACATCCGAATCATGTACTGCACCATCTGTCAACGCGTGATCCTGAAAGTGGACATGTCAGTTGCACCTCCTCAACGGCTTCCGGTTGAGGATGGGGAACTCTTCGAGGGAGAAATAGCATGATCCTCGACTTCTTCGTACCGGGGGCGCCGGTCCCGAAAGGCAGCGCGAAGGCGTTTGTCGTCAAGAGCAAGGGCAGCGGCAAGCCTCGGGCGGTCGTGACCCAGGACAACGGCGACAAGCAAAAGCCGTGGGCGAGCGTGATCAGTTACTCGGCGCTTCAGGAAATGCGATCCGAGAAGCCAGCCTCTGGTCCGATCAGGCTGACGCTTTACTTCGTCATGCCGCGGGTAAAGGGTCATTACCGGACGGGGAAGAATGCTCATCTCCTGCGCGACGAGGCTCCCCTCTGGCACGTATCGAAGCCCGACCTGGACAAGCTCGTCCGCTGCGTAAAGGATGCTCTCACTGGTGTTGTCTGGAACGATGATAGTCAGGTCTGTGACATGCCCCATGTTCTTAAACGGTACGGGGATTACCCGGGCGTGAGAATCACTGTTGAAACGATATGACATCGGGCGCCGTGTGACAGGCGGTGTCCCTCTCAAGGAGCGGACATGAAACTCATCGACATCATACGGGACCGTATTCCCAGTGGGACATTCTGGATCGGTGCTTGTCCAATTATGCGGACGCGGGACGAGGCTCCTAATTTATGAGCCGTCCTTTCTTTTACAAGATAGAAGCTTCTGAATTCTTCGCGGAAACTTTGAAGTTTAAGTCCGACAAAGAACTCGGAAAATTCATACGACAGTTTGCAATTGATTTAGTGACTTGTTCGTCCAGTTCCCCATATAGCGATCGTATCATCCTGGAAGCTGTCGATTATATTGAAAAAAAGAGACGCGCAGGGAGCAAAGGGGGCAAGCAAAAGGCTAGCAGTGCTAAAGCATCGCTAGAGCAAACGGATAGCACTGGTCTAGCCAGTAGCAGTAACAATAGCAATACAGAAGCAAAAGAAGAAAACCATAACCTTTCTTCATCTGACGATGAAGGTAGCACATTCCTGTTTTCCGATCAGGAGCAAATCATTACCCGGAAGAAGCGGACTCTCAAGGGTGCACGCCTGGAGGCCTTCATGCAGTTCTGGAATGCCTTCAACTACAAGCACGGCCGGGCAGAGGCTGCAGACGCCTGGATCGATATTCCTCAACTGACCCGGACGTTGGTGGAAAAGATCGTAGACGCAGCAAAGAAGGAGTCCGCGAATCGACCGGATATGATCAGGCAGGGGAGAACTCCGAAGATGGCACAGGGGTGGATTTCTGCGCGTCGATGGGAGGATGAGGCTTCCGTTCTCAATGATACCGAAGAGAACGACTTCACCAGGGCGCTGCAGGCTTCGATGTCAGGGAGGGTATCGGCATGACAGAGAAATTTGCACGCGAAGGACTGAAGCATATTGGACTCTCCCATTTCGGATCTGAATGGCCGGAGACGGCAATCGCCAGTGTCCTGTCCGACCTCGAATCTCTGCCCGAGGAGGCAATGATCCAGGCTACCAAACGCGCCTTTCAGGAGCTTCCTCCTAAATTCCTGCCGGCGATCAAGAAGGTTGTCGATTTGGTGCATGAAGAGGCATCCAAGTTATTCGCAGCTCAAGGGGCAAAGGCTGAAGAACATTGGTCGAAGAACAAGGAACGCCGCGGCGAAGAGACAATTTTGAGCCGAAATCCGAATAGCAAGTTTATGGAGCATGCTCAAAAGGCTGTGTTGGTCATGATGGATCCTGACAAGACACGGGAGGAAAAGCTCGAAGTTTTTAGGGTTATGGAGCGGGCATATCCGGGCATTGGTTACGCTCATGAAGGTGCCAGACTACAAGCTCATTGGCAGACTGCGGAGGGGATATGAAAGGGCGCCATGCTCTCGCCTATATGCTCATCGAAGATGGGCGAATAGTGGCAATCCGCGATAAGGAACGTCGTAACCGGATCGATTATGACGACTGGGCCGAACTTGCCGTCACGATGATGATCTGCCCTCAAATTTATGCCACTGACGGATGGGAGATCGGGACGGAATGCCCGGTCTGCGAGGGTACAGAGACGACATCTGTCCGTTGCAGGGGAACGAGCCTATCGAATACTGCTTTGAATCACAATCCATGCTGTAACGGCTATGACGAGCGCCCATGCGGCGCATGCGAAAGGGGGATTAAGTGGGAAACGGAGTATTGAAACGCTATGTCGTTGGTTTTGTGTTCACGGAGAACCGGCAGGAGGTCGCGCTCATCCAGAAAGCTCGCTCCAGATCTGGATTTGAGTGGCAGATCGGCAAGCTCAATGGGCTCGGGGGAAAGATCCGAGACAATGAAGCGCCCCGCGACGCAATGGTACGGGAGTTCGAAGAGGAGTCCGGGATTCACATCATGTGGGACGAATGGGAGTTGTGCGGGAAGTCCGGAGACAGGCGGACTTATGAGGTTGTCGTCTTCAGGGCTTTCTCCGACTCGATTCTCGGTAAACTGGCGACGACTGACGAGGGGGAAGTCGCTCTCTACCGAGTGGTAGACCTTCCAGGTCTGCCGATTGTTCGGGCGCTTTCATGGCTCATTCCCTTGGTGCTTTATCAGGATCTCAAAATATTCAACGTGGAGGAGACATGAAAGAACTGATGACGACAACAGGAGATATAATCACCCAGGCTTATGACGCTGAAGGTTTAGCGCCTGAAGAGGGATGGTTTAAGCCGGTAAAGAACCCTTTCGTTCACGGTTGCTGCGACTGTGGCCTTGTCCATCAAGTGGAGTTCTGCTTCGTAGATAAAGGGGGTCATGAGATAGTTCTCGCGGAAGGCGATGGGATTGCACTTCGTTTTGCCAGGGATGCGGTAGAGACGGCGAACCTTCGTGCTCAAAAGGCAATGATTGAAGCCCGGAACGTATCACTCCCATTGGCCGCTGTCTCTGAGTTTCTTCACAATGAAGTGCCTATGGAGGCGGTTGAAATGACAACTTTCGACGGCGTTTTTATAACGGAGCTAGGTCGGATCGAACTTCTCAAACTGGTTGCTCTCTTGGCGGCTCAGGGGGGAACCGAGAAATGACATTTGACGCCAACAGAACCGGAACTGGCACGGCAGAGTGGGCTGAGGTTACGGAGAACATCTGTCGTGGTTGCCGGAACAACTGTCTGTACTGCTACGCGGCCCACAATGCCAACAGATTCAACCAGCGGGCACGGGCAGAATGGGGCCGCGAGGAGCTTACTAAACGCGCTGCCATGACCTCCTACCCTGCTCGTGAGGGTGTCGTGATGTTTCCGAGTAGCCACGATATAACCCCATTCAACGTGGAGCATTACTGTCGAGTAGCTGAATTGATCTTGAAGAAGGGCAACAAGCTACTGATCGTGTCAAAACCGAGTCGGGACTGCATCAGGCGTGTCATGGATGCACTGGAAAAGTGGCAAGAGCAAATCATGTTCCGCTTCACTATCGGTGCGACAACTCCTGCACTCATATCGTTCTGGGAACCTGGAGCACCGTCAGGCCTGCAGCGTCTGGGA belongs to Geobacter sp. SVR and includes:
- a CDS encoding NUDIX domain-containing protein; translation: MGNGVLKRYVVGFVFTENRQEVALIQKARSRSGFEWQIGKLNGLGGKIRDNEAPRDAMVREFEEESGIHIMWDEWELCGKSGDRRTYEVVVFRAFSDSILGKLATTDEGEVALYRVVDLPGLPIVRALSWLIPLVLYQDLKIFNVEET
- a CDS encoding RusA family crossover junction endodeoxyribonuclease, which codes for MILDFFVPGAPVPKGSAKAFVVKSKGSGKPRAVVTQDNGDKQKPWASVISYSALQEMRSEKPASGPIRLTLYFVMPRVKGHYRTGKNAHLLRDEAPLWHVSKPDLDKLVRCVKDALTGVVWNDDSQVCDMPHVLKRYGDYPGVRITVETI